The following proteins come from a genomic window of Trifolium pratense cultivar HEN17-A07 linkage group LG4, ARS_RC_1.1, whole genome shotgun sequence:
- the LOC123924230 gene encoding myb family transcription factor EFM-like isoform X2: MGCVVPSELSLDLRPAFVPKTIANFLYHLSTLQNTSDKLSKLHDFVSRFEEELNKIQAFKRELPLCMLLLIDAISVLKEELEKCRTQNSVPVLEEFIPLKKEIDQSQENNNNDDRENNNNNECRDKKNWMSSVQLWNNNTTTINNNVVDHDKHNNNHNKLETKKRDEEGQSMTIAEETFQSCSSNRNGGSAFMPFSTYSSVPVTTVKLSAPKEEKEETVMNGFSLLSSGVKSLREGFGSKGSRSSSNRAVSSSPPTVQPSLRTPPLQPQQTSRKQRRCWSPELHRRFVNALQKLGGTQATPKQIRELMQVDGLTNDEVKSHLQKYRLHTRRVPATSGNESVVVLGGLWMSQEQYNDSSKGSSTASGSPQSPLHLATGSRGGTSPTEGDSMEDDEDAKSESYSWKSHIHRHGKVGV; encoded by the exons ATGGGTTGTGTTGTTCCTTCAGAACTGAGTTTAGATTTAAGACCAGCTTTCGTCCCCAAAACCATCGCTAATTTCCTCTATCACCTTTCCACCCTTCAAAATACCTCCGATAAACTCTCCAAACTCCACGATTTCGTCTCCAGATTCGAAGAAGAACTCAATAAGATCCAAGCTTTCAAACGAGAACTCCCTCTTTGCATGCTTCTCTTAATCGATG CAATTTCAGTTTTGAAAGAAGAATTGGAAAAATGTCGAACTCAGAATTCTGTTCCTGTTTTGGAAGAGTTTATTCCTTTGAAGAAAGAGATTGATCAAAGTCAAGAAAATAACAATAATGATGATAGagaaaacaacaataacaatgaaTGCAGAGATAAGAAGAATTGGATGAGTTCTGTTCAGCTATGGAATAACAACACAactactattaataataatgttgttGATCATGATAAACATAACAATAATCATAATAAATTAGAAACTAAG AAAAGGGATGAGGAAGGACAATCTATGACTATAGCTGAAGAAACTTTTCAATCTTGTAGTAGTAATAGGAATGGAGGAAGTGCTTTTATGCCTTTTTCGACATATTCTTCTGTTCCGGTGACAACGGTGAAACTATCGGCACCTAAAGAAGAGAAGGAAGAAACTGTTATGAATGGATTCTCTCTTCTTAGTTCTGGGGTGAAAAGTTTGAGGGAAGGATTTGGTTCGAAGGGATCGAGAAGCAGTTCTAATAGGGCAGTTTCGTCTTCTCCTCCAACCGTGCAGCCGAGTTTGCGCACTCCGCCACTTCAGCCACAACAGACTTCTAGAAAACAGAGGAGATGCTGGTCGCCTGAATTGCACCGGCGATTTGTCAATGCATTGCAGAAGCTTGGAGGTACTCAAG CAACTCCAAAGCAAATTCGAGAACTTATGCAAGTTGATGGCCTGACTAATGATGAAGTGAAGAGCCATTTGCAA AAATACCGGCTTCATACGCGGAGAGTTCCAGCTACAAGTGGTAATGAGTCTGTCGTAGTTCTTGGAGGCTTATGGATGTCTCAAGAACAATACAACGACTCATCCAAAGGTAGCAGTACAGCATCTGGTTCTCCACAAAGTCCGCTTCATTTAGCTACAGGATCCCGAGGAGGGACATCCCCAACTGAAGGTGATAGCATGGAAGATGACGAAGATGCAAAATCCGAGAGTTATAGCTGGAAAAGTCATATTCATAGACATGGAAAAGTTGGTGTATAG
- the LOC123924230 gene encoding myb family transcription factor EFM-like isoform X1 encodes MGCVVPSELSLDLRPAFVPKTIANFLYHLSTLQNTSDKLSKLHDFVSRFEEELNKIQAFKRELPLCMLLLIDAISVLKEELEKCRTQNSVPVLEEFIPLKKEIDQSQENNNNDDRENNNNNECRDKKNWMSSVQLWNNNTTTINNNVVDHDKHNNNHNKLETKKRDEEGQSMTIAEETFQSCSSNRNGGSAFMPFSTYSSVPVTTVKLSAPKEEKEETVMNGFSLLSSGVKSLREGFGSKGSRSSSNRAVSSSPPTVQPSLRTPPLQPQQTSRKQRRCWSPELHRRFVNALQKLGGTQAATPKQIRELMQVDGLTNDEVKSHLQKYRLHTRRVPATSGNESVVVLGGLWMSQEQYNDSSKGSSTASGSPQSPLHLATGSRGGTSPTEGDSMEDDEDAKSESYSWKSHIHRHGKVGV; translated from the exons ATGGGTTGTGTTGTTCCTTCAGAACTGAGTTTAGATTTAAGACCAGCTTTCGTCCCCAAAACCATCGCTAATTTCCTCTATCACCTTTCCACCCTTCAAAATACCTCCGATAAACTCTCCAAACTCCACGATTTCGTCTCCAGATTCGAAGAAGAACTCAATAAGATCCAAGCTTTCAAACGAGAACTCCCTCTTTGCATGCTTCTCTTAATCGATG CAATTTCAGTTTTGAAAGAAGAATTGGAAAAATGTCGAACTCAGAATTCTGTTCCTGTTTTGGAAGAGTTTATTCCTTTGAAGAAAGAGATTGATCAAAGTCAAGAAAATAACAATAATGATGATAGagaaaacaacaataacaatgaaTGCAGAGATAAGAAGAATTGGATGAGTTCTGTTCAGCTATGGAATAACAACACAactactattaataataatgttgttGATCATGATAAACATAACAATAATCATAATAAATTAGAAACTAAG AAAAGGGATGAGGAAGGACAATCTATGACTATAGCTGAAGAAACTTTTCAATCTTGTAGTAGTAATAGGAATGGAGGAAGTGCTTTTATGCCTTTTTCGACATATTCTTCTGTTCCGGTGACAACGGTGAAACTATCGGCACCTAAAGAAGAGAAGGAAGAAACTGTTATGAATGGATTCTCTCTTCTTAGTTCTGGGGTGAAAAGTTTGAGGGAAGGATTTGGTTCGAAGGGATCGAGAAGCAGTTCTAATAGGGCAGTTTCGTCTTCTCCTCCAACCGTGCAGCCGAGTTTGCGCACTCCGCCACTTCAGCCACAACAGACTTCTAGAAAACAGAGGAGATGCTGGTCGCCTGAATTGCACCGGCGATTTGTCAATGCATTGCAGAAGCTTGGAGGTACTCAAG CAGCAACTCCAAAGCAAATTCGAGAACTTATGCAAGTTGATGGCCTGACTAATGATGAAGTGAAGAGCCATTTGCAA AAATACCGGCTTCATACGCGGAGAGTTCCAGCTACAAGTGGTAATGAGTCTGTCGTAGTTCTTGGAGGCTTATGGATGTCTCAAGAACAATACAACGACTCATCCAAAGGTAGCAGTACAGCATCTGGTTCTCCACAAAGTCCGCTTCATTTAGCTACAGGATCCCGAGGAGGGACATCCCCAACTGAAGGTGATAGCATGGAAGATGACGAAGATGCAAAATCCGAGAGTTATAGCTGGAAAAGTCATATTCATAGACATGGAAAAGTTGGTGTATAG